The DNA segment TTCTTTTGCTGCTTGCAACGGAAAGTAAGGATTGCGTAAAAGCTCTCGACCCAGAACGATAAAGTCTGCATTATCATTGACCAAAATCGTTTCTGCTTGTGCTGCGGTTGTGATCATTCCTACACTTGCAACGTGAATTTTATCTTTTAAAGCTTTTTTGATATCGGCCGCCAATGGCACTTGATAGCCTGGTCCAACTGGGATTTTGGCATCTGCCACCACTGCCCCACTCGAAACATCAACTATATCCACACAAGCATTTGCAAGCTTTTCGGAAAGCCACACTGAATCATCACTTTTCCAACCATCATCTCTCCAATCTGTTGCCGAAATTCTCACCGAAATTGGCAGGTCTGTAGGCCAAACTTTCTGCACGCTTTCTATAATTTCCATCAAAAATCGAGCTCTATTTTCGCGACTTCCACCGTATTGATCGTCCCTTTTATTGGTTAAAGGCGACAAAAATTCGTTGATCAGATATCCGTGGGCACCATGAAGTTCAATCATTTCAAACCCAGCTTTGTGCGCTCTTGCGGCAGCATCCTGAAACGATTGTTTAATCGCTTCAATATCATCAATAGTCATCTCGCGTGGTACCGCGAATTTATCCGAAAAAGCGATTGCCGAAGGTGCGATCATTTCCCAACCACCTTCTCCTTCGGCGAGATTTTTACTTTCACTCCCAAAGGCCCAAGTGCTCGCTTTTCGACCAGCGTGAGCCAATTGTATTGCAGGAATACTGCCGTTATCTTTGACAAATTGGGTAATTCGGCTCAACATTTCAATGTGCTCATCTTTGTAAATTCCCAAATCGCCGGTGCTAATTCGACCGTCCGCTCGTACTGCCGATGCTTCAAAAATTACGGTACCAGCGCCACCCATCGCTCGCGTTCCGTAGTGTACAAAGTGCCAGTCGGTAGCAAATCCATCCTCGCAGGAATACATACACATCGGCGACATTACGATTCGATTTTTAAATTTTATTGATTTTATAGATATGGGACTGAATAATTTTGACATAGTTAAATACTTTTAAATTGCGTACAAGCAAATTTCGCGCAATTTATCTAAACTAAAAATAATCAGTAGTTAAATCCTTGTCAAAATTAGCATTAGCAGATTTTTTTGGGCGCAACCCGTCGCCAGAATGACTTGCTTACCATAGAAATAAGAGCTGGCTCGGGTCGGGTCGTCCACTGTATCTTTGCTGCCAGAATATTTAATTTTCAAATAAGAAAATTTTAGTTGGCAGCAAAGGATGCCGCTCCCACCCCTTGCGCAATTGAATCAAAAAGATTAAAATAATCTAAAAAATCGAAATGAACGGAAGAGATTAAAAAATTTAAAGATTTAAAGATTTAAAGATTTAAAAATTCCAAGAATTATAATAATTGAATAATCTAAAAAGATCCAATGCTGAAAAGCACGGCCAAAAGTTTAAAAAAGTGCCTCAAATTTCTTAAACTTGTAGAACCAAATAAATCTAACTTCCGCGGATTGATAGAATGTTTCAAAAGTTAAAAAATGATGACAAAATGAATTTGACAAAGGAACAAGCAGCGATTATAAATTCCACAGAAAATATCAAAATAAATGCAGTTGCGGGTTCGGGCAAAACCACAACTATTATTGAGTATGCTCGAACTCGTTCAACAAGTGCAAAAATTCTCTATCTCGCTTTTAATAAATCGGTAAAGTTAGATGCGATCAAAAAATTCGTCGATAAAGGACTTGATAACGTTACTGTAGAAACCGCTCATTCTCTCGCGTACAAGCATATTGTGTACGGCAGCAGATACAAAATAAGTCCGCAGGGATATAAAACAAACGAAATTGCCGAAATTTTAAATCTACAAGGCAACGGAGAAAAACATACCGAATATGTGATTGCAAATCACATCAGTAAGTTTCTGAGTTATTTTTGCAATAGCGACAAAAAGAAAGTCCAAGATCTTAATTATTTAGATACAGTAACCGACGAAAAAGCAATAAAATTTGTCAAAACTTTTTACAACTATATCGAAAAGCAATCACGAATTTTTTTGGCTAAAATGAATTCGGGCGAAATTGACATAACCCACGATTTTTACTTAAAGAAGTTTCAGCTCTCGGATGTGCAGCTACAATACGACTATATTTTATTTGACGAAGGACAGGATGCATCTCCAGCAATGCTTGATGTATTTCTCAATCAGAAAGCTACCAAGGTAATTGTAGGCGATACACATCAGCAAATTTATTCTTGGCGATTTGCCGTAAATTCATTAGAAAAAGCGACTTTTAAAACTTTTAATCTTTCTACAAGTTTTCGATTCAGCCAAGATATTGCCGATCTTGCGATGAATATTTTAGAAAATAAAATCGACTTTGTAGCACAAGATATTCTTCCAATTACTGGCAAAGGGACTACTTCTGCAACAAAATCAAAAGCAATTCTGGCGAGAACAAATTTGGGTCTTTTGCTAAAAGCGATTGAATATGTTACCGAAAAAAAGAAAATTAAGCAAATTTATTTCGAAGGAAATATCAATTCCTACACTTATGCTGATGACGGTACTTCTTTATACGATGTTTTAAATTTATACAATTCAAAAAATCATCTGATACGTGACAATTTGATCAAAGGAATGTTGAATCTCGAAGAATTGGAAGATTATATTGAGAAAACCGAAGATGTACAATTGGGAATGATGGTGGAAATTATTCGCGAGTACGGAAATAAAATTCCCGACATCATCAAACTTATCAAAGAGAAACACATTACCGATGGCGAGCGCGAAAATGCCGAAATGATATTTTCGACCGTTCACAGATGCAAAGGAATGGAATACGATACAGTGCAACTGGTTAATGACTTTATTTCTGTAGAAAAACTAGAAAAATTGAAGAAAAATTTTAGGAAGGAAGAGATTAATTTGCAGAAGATTAATGAAGAAATTAATCTACTTTACGTTGCAGTAACAAGGACGAAAAACAGCATTCATATTCCAGAAAGTTTAGTCGACGAGGATTTCCCTATTTCTAGTCAAATTCATTTATTGAAAAGTATCTCGGCCGATGACCAAAAAATGATTAAACAATTACGAAGAGAAAAAGCAAGTAACACAACAGAAAAGGCATATTCTCTGGATGCTATTCGGCTAGTTCATAAAGGCGCTTACAATCCGTGGACGGCTGAACTTGACAACGAATTGACTGTACTTTTTTGCGAGGGAATGCACGAAAAAGATATTGCGACCCACTTTGGCCGAACTCGCGGAGCTATAAAATCTAGGATTAAAAAACTTGAATTGGCGGAGCTTTATAATTAATTAACCAAGAGCAGGAAGTAACTTGAATTGGATAATTTCGAATTAATTATTTTCTAAGCCTAAACAAATACAAAATAAAATGATAAAAATTGACGACAAGAAAATTAATGAAATAGCACAAAATCTTGATTGTGGAATGAACTGCTATCTCAACATTAAAACTGGAGAATTGATTGATTTACCAGAGAATTATGAAGACATTGACGAAGAAGATGCGATCGAAATGTTTGGGGATATTTTAGAAAAAATTGAAGATCCCGACTTTAAGAAAATCCCTGTTATAGAGTCTTACGAGAGTTTTCAGATAATGAAAAGCTTTTTAGATAAGGTCGAGAACAAAACTTTCTATGCAAAACTGCAATCTGCATTAGATGGCAAAAAGCCTTTTGCAAATTTTAAAAATGTCATTGATAATTCAGAATTTAGAGAAAATTGGTTTGCACACAAACAGGAAGAATTGGAAACGTATGTGCGTGAACAGATTCGGTTTTATGAAGAAAATTGAATGATTAAAAGATTGATAGATTGCGAGCACAATAGTGTAAAAATAATTAAAAAGAAATTAATAAAAACAAAAAATGATCGGTCAGCACCTGGTAGTAAATTATGAAAGATACGCTTGTAAATTGTAAGCGATACTGGGTCTTAAACCGTAAATTTTTGCCGCAACCCAAGCAGCTTCTGTTGATAAAGTTTTCAATTTGCCCCGAAAACTTATATCAGGAAAAGGGGCTGGTGCTCGCTCCGATCATTCCGCCTTTCGGCTAATCTACTAGGAAAGTAAGCCAATTTATTTCTTGAACTTTACTGTCAATCTCTCTAAAAGCTCTTCCCGCTTGATCAATTTCTATTTGCAGTTTCTCGATATTAATTGTCGTTTTCAGATTGCTATCGCCAGTATTAAATATTTGTGCGGAGCGTCTAATATTGCGAAGTTTTTCTGAAACTAATTTTAAAGAATCACGTTTTGCAAGCGCTTCCATCAGTAAACCTTCACCTTCCACAATTGTCACGTTATTGGTTTTATTGATTCTTATAATTAAAATTTCCAAATCCTGAATGGTTTTTCTAAGTTGCGCAAGCAATTTATCCGGATCTTCTTGTGGAAGCCTATCATCAGAAACAATTAGGACAGGCATAATTCTATTTTGCAGATGCTCTATTTTTTTTATCAAATCAGCTCTCAATAAAAGTCCTTCCGCAAGCTTCATATTCTTATTATTCTGTTCTTCTGACATTTATTTTATGTTTATAATGGGCTAATTACCTTCAATTCGAATTTACTAAATAATTACGAAATAGAAAACTTAAACCGTCTTGAAATTATTACTTTAATGATAATACGATTTCTTTGGGCGCATCCCGTCGCCAGAAGGTATTGTGAAAAGTTAGATATGAGATGTGGCTCGGGTCGGGTCGTCCGCTATATCTTTGCTGCCTAAATGAACCGTTTAAGTTTGAAATTTTCGTTTGGCAGCAAAGGATGTGCTTCGCCAGTTCGCTTTGCTCGGCTCTTTCCCAACCGTTGCGCGAAGGAATCTAAAAATACAAGAAATCTAAAAAATCGAAATGATCTAAAATACCAAAATGAACAGAAAAGATTAATAGATTGAAAGATTTCTACAACATCTTAAACCGGCGCTGCGATTTCCATCAAATATGCCGCAAGCAACGCACCATAAGTTCCGAGGACATAGCCAAAAACAGCAAGCAAAACTCCAACACTCGCCAATGATGGATGAAAAGCCGAAGCGACGATTGGTGCCGAAGCTGCTCCGCCGATATTGGCTTTACTTCCCACGGCAAGAAAGAAATATGGTGCTCTTATTAATTTGGCAACAATTACCAACAATAAGACGTGAATTGCCATCCAAATAAGTCCTACGATTAACAATCCTGGATTGCTCATTACAGATCCCAAATCCATTTTCATTCCGATAGAAGCTACTAAAATATAAATAAAGACACTTCCTATCTTGCTTGCTCCCGCACCTTCGTAGGTCTTAAGCTTGGTAAAAGAAAATGCGATTCCCAAAGCAGTCGCGATACTTACCATCCAAAAGAATCTATCTCCAAAGGTAGATGCAAAACTTGTAGGATCGTTTACAACATCAAAATTGGCTTTTAATAGTTCCGAAAGTGAGTTACTTCCCCAATGCGCTAATCCCACTGCCGAGAATGCGATTCCCAGAATAATCATCAAATCGGTTAAGCTTGGATTTCTAGTTACATTGTCAGAATAGGCGGTCATTTTATCCTTTAGTTCGTCAATGGACGAACTGTCCGCTTTAAGCCATTTGTCGATTTTTTCTTTTCTGCCAATTCCGAAAAGTAAAACTGCCATCCAGATATTTGCAACTACAATATCGACCAAAACCATTGCGCCGTACTTCTCCTGATTGTATTTGAAAACTTCAAGCATTGCCGCTTGATTCGCTCCTCCTCCAATCCAACTTCCTGCAACAGTCGAAAGTCCGCGCCACACTGCGTCAAAACCTGCACCGCCAACAGTTTCGGGTGAGAATATCGAAACTATCAAAACGGCAAGTGGCGCTCCAATTATAACTCCAACTGTTCCAGTAAAGAACATAATTAATGCTTTTGGACCGAGTTTAAACATTGCTTTTAAGTCAATACTTAAAGTCATCAAGACCAAAGCCGCAGGAAGCAAATATCGGCTCGCGACAAAATATATAGAAGATTTTTTGGTAACAACTTCGCCAGTTTCGGTGATTTCGCTCCATTCTGGCGAAATAATATTCAGCGAACTGAAAATAGATGGTAGTAAATAACACATCAATAGTGATGGAAAAATAACATAGAACTTTTTCCAAAAGCCACCTTTTATATTACTTGTATAAAATACAAACGCCAATAACAGCATTAAAAGTCCAAAAACAATGGTATCGTCAGTAATAAAAGGGGCGTTATTCATCTATTTTATTTTGGGCGCAAAATAGGACAATTTTTTTAGTGGTGAGGGTTGTAGTTGTGGAAAGTTTGGAAAAAGACTTTACAACTATATAGAAAACTTCATTAGTTTTCAAACTGTCTAAGCCTATAGAAGAGGAAATAAAATTAATATCGCTTGCGAAGACGTCAATATTTAGAGATAATTTGATCAAAATAAAAGTATTTTAAACTAAAAAAAAACTGCCGCCAGAAATAATTCTCCATTAGCAGTTTATTACCAAAATTTTGTAATCTCCAATTTGCCTACATCTTCTTAATATTGTTTACCACGCCTCCATCGACTATAATATCTGTTCCGGTGATGAAGCGAGCTTTGTCGCTGACTAAGAAATAAACAACATCAGCAATGTCTTCTGGTTGTCCGTTTCTACCAAGTGGTGTGGCTTTTTTGATCATTTCCATTCTTTCAGGATGTTCTTCGGCGGCTTTAAGTCCCATTGGAGTTTCGATTACTCCGGGTGAAACGGCGACGATTCTTGCGCCTTTGCTTCCCCATTTGTTGGCATGCTTCTGAGTTAGTAAAATCGTTCCGCGTTTTGCGAAATTGTAAAGCATATCCGAACTGCCATCAATAAACTTTTTAATGGTTTCGAATGATCCTTGCGCTTGCGGATTGCTCAGTGCTTCGTCGTAGTTTTCACTCGGCGGAACCGTGTGTCCCATCATTGACGATAGAATCACAGCAACTGATCCTTGGGTGGCTAATTCGTAAAAGGCATCAATCAAAACCTCGGGCGCGACTAAGTCGATGTCGTAAATTTTTTGAAGATCTTTCATTGTTCCGCTGACTCCTGCGGTGTGGATTAATGCTTTGAAAGTGCCGTTGTCTGACACGAACTTGGTCAGCTTCTCAATATCTTCTTTGCTGGTAATGTCGCAAGCGATTCCGATGGCGGTGATTCCCTCTTTTTTAAGATCTTCGATGGCGCGGTCGACGTCTTTTTGGGAATAATCAGTTAGAATAAGATGTTCGTCTTTAAATGCTTTTGCACAAGCTGTTCCGATTCCGCCGGCTCCGCCGGTAATTACTATCGACTGTTTTTGAGTTGCCATATAATTGAATTTTTAATTTTAGACTTTGAAATTTATCTTACAAAAGGTACAAAGATTTTCTGGTTTTTTCAACTTTTAAAAACGATAGTTCTTCGAAAAAGTTTGATTTTCTCTTCCCGGCAAAAGTCTTGAATCTTAGCAGAGTCTCGCGGCAGGGATGGGAACGCCATCCTTTGCTGCTTAACGAAAAAGCTGAAAATTTACTCAAAAATTTCTAGCAGCAAAGATACAGT comes from the Flavobacterium ardleyense genome and includes:
- the namA gene encoding NADPH dehydrogenase NamA, with the protein product MSKLFSPISIKSIKFKNRIVMSPMCMYSCEDGFATDWHFVHYGTRAMGGAGTVIFEASAVRADGRISTGDLGIYKDEHIEMLSRITQFVKDNGSIPAIQLAHAGRKASTWAFGSESKNLAEGEGGWEMIAPSAIAFSDKFAVPREMTIDDIEAIKQSFQDAAARAHKAGFEMIELHGAHGYLINEFLSPLTNKRDDQYGGSRENRARFLMEIIESVQKVWPTDLPISVRISATDWRDDGWKSDDSVWLSEKLANACVDIVDVSSGAVVADAKIPVGPGYQVPLAADIKKALKDKIHVASVGMITTAAQAETILVNDNADFIVLGRELLRNPYFPLQAAKELREEVDCPTQYDRAFK
- a CDS encoding UvrD-helicase domain-containing protein; translation: MNLTKEQAAIINSTENIKINAVAGSGKTTTIIEYARTRSTSAKILYLAFNKSVKLDAIKKFVDKGLDNVTVETAHSLAYKHIVYGSRYKISPQGYKTNEIAEILNLQGNGEKHTEYVIANHISKFLSYFCNSDKKKVQDLNYLDTVTDEKAIKFVKTFYNYIEKQSRIFLAKMNSGEIDITHDFYLKKFQLSDVQLQYDYILFDEGQDASPAMLDVFLNQKATKVIVGDTHQQIYSWRFAVNSLEKATFKTFNLSTSFRFSQDIADLAMNILENKIDFVAQDILPITGKGTTSATKSKAILARTNLGLLLKAIEYVTEKKKIKQIYFEGNINSYTYADDGTSLYDVLNLYNSKNHLIRDNLIKGMLNLEELEDYIEKTEDVQLGMMVEIIREYGNKIPDIIKLIKEKHITDGERENAEMIFSTVHRCKGMEYDTVQLVNDFISVEKLEKLKKNFRKEEINLQKINEEINLLYVAVTRTKNSIHIPESLVDEDFPISSQIHLLKSISADDQKMIKQLRREKASNTTEKAYSLDAIRLVHKGAYNPWTAELDNELTVLFCEGMHEKDIATHFGRTRGAIKSRIKKLELAELYN
- a CDS encoding UPF0158 family protein, with amino-acid sequence MIKIDDKKINEIAQNLDCGMNCYLNIKTGELIDLPENYEDIDEEDAIEMFGDILEKIEDPDFKKIPVIESYESFQIMKSFLDKVENKTFYAKLQSALDGKKPFANFKNVIDNSEFRENWFAHKQEELETYVREQIRFYEEN
- a CDS encoding DIP1984 family protein, whose translation is MSEEQNNKNMKLAEGLLLRADLIKKIEHLQNRIMPVLIVSDDRLPQEDPDKLLAQLRKTIQDLEILIIRINKTNNVTIVEGEGLLMEALAKRDSLKLVSEKLRNIRRSAQIFNTGDSNLKTTINIEKLQIEIDQAGRAFREIDSKVQEINWLTFLVD
- a CDS encoding DUF819 family protein; its protein translation is MNNAPFITDDTIVFGLLMLLLAFVFYTSNIKGGFWKKFYVIFPSLLMCYLLPSIFSSLNIISPEWSEITETGEVVTKKSSIYFVASRYLLPAALVLMTLSIDLKAMFKLGPKALIMFFTGTVGVIIGAPLAVLIVSIFSPETVGGAGFDAVWRGLSTVAGSWIGGGANQAAMLEVFKYNQEKYGAMVLVDIVVANIWMAVLLFGIGRKEKIDKWLKADSSSIDELKDKMTAYSDNVTRNPSLTDLMIILGIAFSAVGLAHWGSNSLSELLKANFDVVNDPTSFASTFGDRFFWMVSIATALGIAFSFTKLKTYEGAGASKIGSVFIYILVASIGMKMDLGSVMSNPGLLIVGLIWMAIHVLLLVIVAKLIRAPYFFLAVGSKANIGGAASAPIVASAFHPSLASVGVLLAVFGYVLGTYGALLAAYLMEIAAPV
- a CDS encoding SDR family oxidoreductase, yielding MATQKQSIVITGGAGGIGTACAKAFKDEHLILTDYSQKDVDRAIEDLKKEGITAIGIACDITSKEDIEKLTKFVSDNGTFKALIHTAGVSGTMKDLQKIYDIDLVAPEVLIDAFYELATQGSVAVILSSMMGHTVPPSENYDEALSNPQAQGSFETIKKFIDGSSDMLYNFAKRGTILLTQKHANKWGSKGARIVAVSPGVIETPMGLKAAEEHPERMEMIKKATPLGRNGQPEDIADVVYFLVSDKARFITGTDIIVDGGVVNNIKKM